Proteins found in one Brachyspira murdochii DSM 12563 genomic segment:
- a CDS encoding suppressor of fused domain protein: MSKENLNNNDLNNEEINTSGFDAITKTFEKIYKEQKEPLHYRPIISYELGGKDPLDGVSVYRCDGYYHFVTYGFSELYEKESEDKEYSGFGFELTFKLKMNEKQAYNTKDEDASDDEIKSAVGFLQQLAGYVFESGSIFNPYQYIWTKQKEGIDSKQKSKITGFITIPDEAGEIDTPNGKVIFVELVGATDSELNAIYDKKITVKELAQKIGTDITDYNRASLL; encoded by the coding sequence ATGAGCAAAGAAAATTTAAACAATAATGATTTAAATAACGAAGAAATAAACACTTCTGGTTTTGATGCCATAACTAAAACTTTTGAAAAAATATACAAAGAACAAAAAGAGCCTTTACACTACAGACCTATAATAAGCTATGAACTTGGAGGAAAAGACCCTCTTGACGGAGTAAGCGTTTACAGGTGTGATGGATATTATCATTTTGTTACTTACGGATTTAGTGAACTTTATGAAAAAGAATCTGAAGATAAAGAATACAGCGGATTTGGTTTTGAACTTACTTTTAAATTAAAAATGAATGAAAAACAAGCTTATAATACCAAAGACGAAGACGCTTCAGATGATGAAATAAAGTCAGCAGTAGGATTTTTACAGCAACTGGCAGGATATGTATTTGAAAGCGGATCAATATTCAATCCATACCAATATATATGGACTAAACAAAAAGAAGGAATAGACTCAAAACAAAAATCTAAAATAACTGGATTCATAACGATACCAGATGAAGCAGGCGAAATAGACACACCTAATGGAAAAGTTATTTTTGTTGAGCTTGTCGGAGCAACTGACAGCGAACTTAATGCTATATATGACAAAAAAATAACAGTAAAAGAATTAGCTCAAAAAATAGGAACGGATATAACAGATTACAACAGGGCTTCTTTATTGTGA
- a CDS encoding tetratricopeptide repeat protein produces the protein MIKKEVQQLFELGKNAFKEKRYEEAIYNLEKIIDIYNKDLVFYSDNEYIIYNEDDTDNIHALLANTYYNIGASKHNLKNYNEAIEYFNKTLELDSSFFDVYYSRGVAEYHLKFYENAVSDFTKALEVNPNLQNAYYIRALCYAKINKHKKAIEDFDTLLNSFDEINYIYYYYRGLSKFHLNLFEEAVKDFDIAAYYLPNEGYIYYDRALSYSKLNMFDKSIRDYTKAIEINKNEIDAYYNRASSYCEIEEYYKAIEDYNKVIELNPDDDEAYYNRALTYSKIEAYDKAIEDYDKVIELNHNDKEAVYNRALCKQSVNLFEEAIKDFNAIINYDNIFVYYNLGICYLELERYEESVNNFDLFIEVNPDFADAYYYRGNAKYGLGYYDESIEDYNKTLELDNVYIDAYYERAKVKIELSMYDEAMKDFDEALFYIESDSDRAYLYTLKATLNEISKKYDDAIENYTNAIELGNECYYKMAIAKHNAGLIKDALNDYNKAIELEPYNYEIYGYRGNAELDLYLYKEAIEDFNKAIELNPNYDEAYYNRGIANEALKNYDEAFRDYETTVKLNHKHDYAFNNLGSCYVKLKEYDKALENFYKALEINSELAIPTNNIGEVKSRLALKEKNNIENYNKLNSEALEYFNKSYQTALKNNDEYEINAIMDNMKELALENIDPAIEFLKNNNIDY, from the coding sequence ATGATAAAAAAAGAAGTACAGCAATTATTTGAATTAGGAAAAAATGCTTTTAAAGAAAAAAGATATGAAGAGGCTATTTATAACTTAGAAAAGATAATTGATATTTATAATAAAGATTTAGTTTTTTATTCTGATAATGAATATATTATTTATAATGAAGATGATACTGATAATATACATGCTCTTTTGGCTAATACTTATTATAATATAGGAGCTTCCAAGCATAATCTTAAAAATTATAATGAGGCTATAGAATATTTTAATAAGACTTTAGAATTGGATTCTTCTTTTTTTGATGTTTATTACAGTAGGGGAGTAGCTGAGTATCATTTGAAATTTTACGAAAATGCCGTTTCTGATTTTACTAAGGCTTTAGAAGTTAATCCTAATTTGCAGAATGCATATTATATAAGGGCTTTATGCTATGCTAAGATAAATAAACATAAAAAGGCTATTGAAGATTTTGATACATTGCTTAACAGTTTCGATGAAATAAATTATATTTACTATTATTACAGAGGACTTTCAAAGTTTCATTTGAATTTATTTGAAGAAGCTGTAAAGGATTTTGATATTGCTGCCTACTATTTACCTAATGAAGGATATATTTATTATGATAGGGCATTAAGTTATTCTAAATTAAATATGTTTGATAAGTCTATAAGAGATTATACAAAGGCTATAGAAATAAATAAAAATGAGATAGACGCTTATTATAATAGAGCTTCATCATACTGTGAAATAGAAGAATATTACAAGGCAATAGAAGATTATAATAAAGTTATAGAATTAAATCCTGATGATGATGAGGCTTATTATAATAGGGCTTTAACATACTCAAAAATAGAAGCATACGATAAGGCAATAGAAGATTATGATAAAGTTATAGAATTAAATCATAATGATAAAGAAGCTGTTTATAATAGAGCTTTATGCAAACAGAGCGTGAATTTATTTGAAGAGGCAATAAAAGATTTTAATGCTATAATTAATTATGATAATATATTTGTTTATTATAATTTGGGTATTTGTTATTTGGAATTAGAGAGATACGAAGAATCTGTTAATAATTTTGATCTATTTATAGAGGTTAATCCTGATTTTGCTGATGCATATTATTATAGAGGAAATGCCAAGTATGGTTTAGGATATTATGATGAGTCTATTGAAGATTATAATAAAACTTTGGAATTGGATAATGTTTATATAGATGCTTATTATGAAAGGGCTAAGGTAAAAATTGAGCTTAGCATGTATGATGAAGCTATGAAAGATTTTGACGAAGCATTATTTTATATAGAATCAGATTCTGATAGAGCTTATTTATATACTTTGAAAGCAACTTTAAATGAAATATCAAAAAAATATGATGATGCTATAGAAAATTATACTAATGCTATAGAACTTGGAAATGAATGTTATTATAAAATGGCTATTGCCAAACATAATGCAGGATTAATAAAAGATGCTCTTAATGATTATAATAAGGCTATAGAATTAGAACCTTATAATTATGAAATATATGGTTATAGGGGAAATGCTGAACTTGATTTATATTTATATAAAGAGGCTATCGAAGATTTTAATAAAGCTATAGAGTTAAATCCAAATTATGATGAGGCATATTATAATAGGGGTATTGCAAATGAGGCATTGAAAAATTATGATGAGGCTTTTAGAGATTATGAAACTACTGTGAAATTAAATCATAAACATGATTATGCTTTTAATAATTTGGGAAGCTGTTATGTAAAATTAAAAGAATATGACAAGGCATTAGAAAATTTTTATAAAGCATTAGAAATAAATTCTGAACTTGCCATTCCTACTAACAATATAGGAGAGGTGAAATCAAGATTGGCTTTAAAAGAAAAAAACAATATAGAAAATTATAATAAATTAAATAGTGAAGCATTAGAATATTTTAATAAATCATATCAAACAGCTTTAAAAAATAATGATGAATATGAAATAAATGCAATTATGGATAACATGAAAGAATTAGCCCTTGAAAATATAGATCCTGCAATAGAGTTCTTAAAAAATAATAATATTGATTATTAA
- a CDS encoding BspA family leucine-rich repeat surface protein — protein MKYKPTSKKELKDLITDESIYLGDIDTSLITDMANLFDFFNRDNYDGIENWDTSNVENMAGMFSANRNFNKDISKWNVSKVKNTAYMFFLAEKFNQPLNDWDVSNVINMNSMFMNAKSFNQPLDNWNVGKVQSMSDMFHCAESFNQNINDWNVSNVENMNHMFSSAHKFNQPLFKWNTSKVKEMSGMFSLAYAFNQSLNNWNVSNVTNMRCMFMFARDFNRPINNWNTKKLKDAGSMFSNTSAFNQNLDDWNIDNLSDMSNFNKDSALELTFKFKTYLYALTLDKEEKNNLNDFIKNNVKKIYEIIENHKNKKVNFLKRYLINNFYNELKELIPNYIESFNSIEEVYNYIDKNYNKKDDKKVQFIDDIKIENIDKRIIKYIYLSYLELKREAYRIKQIDYIINLIDEKFFINAIKTIYINTNKETSAIIYGIYGGDEALREIYKKEKDSKLCLIIFSINKNSKYAINMLYNVFKKSKKSEVKEMTEKIVEDIAKENNLSVYEFGLKAIPNFGFDRNGEKIINNNQYKIILKHDYTIDYFDIKENKILKQIPKNFDDSIKEEIKYIKKEIPNIIKNQSRNLIKILLTGKKYDFNFFKEVFIDNPIMNKFAVNLVWNLFDENNNFITTFRYSDDGSYTNYDDNTVNINDNYFVSLSSPIEMEKSIISKWKKQLEDYELSQPIMQFTNIQINNLEEVLNKLQNIEISYGTIKAFSQRYDMNMEHKSYYEINGYSYKDSYNNQDFYIKTKIINTETNYNDKIKINIEFNNSSNRFIYTWLILLIWDLRLTETF, from the coding sequence ATGAAATACAAGCCTACTTCCAAAAAAGAATTAAAAGATTTAATAACAGATGAAAGTATTTATTTAGGTGATATTGATACCAGCTTAATAACTGATATGGCAAACTTATTCGATTTTTTTAATAGAGATAATTATGATGGTATAGAGAATTGGGACACTTCTAATGTAGAAAATATGGCTGGTATGTTTTCTGCTAATAGGAATTTTAATAAGGATATTAGTAAATGGAATGTTTCTAAAGTAAAAAATACAGCTTATATGTTTTTCTTGGCTGAAAAATTTAATCAACCTTTGAATGATTGGGACGTAAGTAATGTGATAAATATGAATAGTATGTTCATGAATGCTAAAAGTTTCAATCAGCCTCTTGATAATTGGAATGTAGGTAAAGTTCAAAGTATGAGCGATATGTTTCATTGTGCTGAAAGTTTTAATCAAAATATAAATGACTGGAATGTAAGTAATGTAGAAAATATGAATCATATGTTTTCATCTGCTCATAAATTTAATCAGCCTTTATTTAAATGGAATACTTCTAAAGTGAAAGAGATGTCTGGTATGTTTTCATTGGCTTATGCATTTAATCAGTCTCTTAATAATTGGAATGTAAGTAACGTTACTAATATGAGATGCATGTTTATGTTTGCAAGAGATTTTAATAGACCTATTAATAATTGGAATACAAAAAAATTAAAAGATGCAGGAAGTATGTTTTCAAATACATCAGCATTCAATCAAAATTTAGATGATTGGAATATTGATAATCTTTCAGATATGAGTAATTTTAATAAAGATTCTGCATTAGAATTAACTTTTAAATTCAAGACTTATTTATATGCATTGACTTTGGATAAAGAAGAAAAAAATAATTTAAATGATTTTATAAAAAACAATGTAAAAAAGATATATGAAATTATAGAAAATCATAAAAATAAAAAAGTTAATTTTCTTAAAAGATATTTAATAAATAATTTTTATAATGAATTAAAAGAGTTAATACCAAATTATATTGAAAGTTTTAATAGCATAGAAGAGGTTTATAATTATATAGATAAAAACTATAATAAAAAAGATGATAAAAAAGTACAATTTATAGATGATATAAAAATTGAAAATATAGATAAAAGAATAATAAAATATATTTACTTATCATATTTAGAATTAAAAAGAGAAGCCTACAGAATAAAACAGATAGATTATATTATAAATTTAATTGATGAAAAATTTTTTATAAATGCAATAAAAACAATATACATAAACACCAACAAAGAAACCTCAGCTATTATCTATGGAATATATGGAGGCGATGAAGCATTAAGAGAGATTTACAAAAAAGAAAAAGATTCAAAATTATGTTTGATTATATTTTCTATCAATAAAAACAGTAAATATGCTATTAACATGCTTTATAATGTGTTCAAAAAAAGCAAAAAATCTGAAGTAAAAGAGATGACAGAAAAAATTGTTGAAGATATAGCAAAAGAAAATAATTTGAGTGTTTATGAATTCGGATTAAAAGCTATACCAAATTTCGGATTTGATAGAAACGGAGAGAAAATAATAAATAATAATCAATATAAAATAATTTTGAAACATGATTATACTATAGATTATTTTGATATTAAAGAAAATAAAATATTAAAACAAATACCTAAAAACTTTGATGATAGTATAAAAGAAGAAATTAAATACATAAAAAAAGAAATTCCAAATATTATAAAAAATCAGAGTAGAAATTTGATAAAAATTCTATTAACAGGAAAAAAGTATGATTTCAATTTTTTTAAAGAAGTATTTATTGATAATCCAATAATGAATAAATTTGCTGTTAATTTAGTTTGGAATTTATTTGATGAAAATAATAATTTTATAACAACATTCAGATATTCAGACGATGGTAGTTATACAAACTACGATGATAATACAGTAAATATAAATGACAATTATTTTGTAAGTTTATCAAGCCCTATAGAAATGGAAAAGAGTATTATATCAAAATGGAAAAAACAGCTTGAAGACTATGAATTATCACAGCCGATAATGCAGTTTACAAATATACAAATAAATAATTTAGAAGAAGTGTTAAACAAATTACAAAATATAGAAATAAGCTATGGTACAATAAAAGCATTTTCTCAAAGATATGATATGAATATGGAACATAAAAGTTATTATGAAATTAACGGATATTCTTATAAAGATTCATACAATAATCAAGATTTTTATATAAAAACAAAAATTATCAATACTGAAACCAATTATAATGATAAAATAAAAATTAATATAGAGTTCAATAATTCAAGTAACAGATTTATATATACTTGGCTTATACTCTTAATATGGGATTTAAGATTAACAGAAACGTTTTAA